Proteins from a genomic interval of Spirochaetota bacterium:
- a CDS encoding pitrilysin family protein — translation MVHKFTLPNGLTVLLEPIDNVVSVSCGLWIKVGSRHEKANEMGYAHFIEHMLFKGTDKYSAKDIARLVDRVGGQHNAATNREYTCYYINVVSDYLELAVEILSDTYLHSTFDAEEIEKEKNVVIEEIRMYEDTPDEHIHDLFMDTMFYNSPLGHSILGSLDTIASINRDSIVAFYKQHYTDDESLFVISGNFTIEDARQIIEKYFGKDCTSQNLKGFPALPQYERKLRVHLDKDLEQIHLCIGTDGLSKVDEDRWAFYLFNTILGGSMSSRLFQNIREKEGLCYSIYCFHSSFMDTGVFGIYCGTAPSQYNKLLQLIANECRLITSQGISEEELSDAKSYLIGNMALSLESTEVRMSHIAKNEIVFGQQFTFKEIVRNIQAVTMEDFMRVAHRILDNAKFSLVTIGKLPQNPINEFHLDI, via the coding sequence ATGGTACATAAATTTACACTCCCTAATGGGCTTACAGTTTTGCTTGAGCCAATTGATAATGTTGTATCAGTGTCATGTGGTCTGTGGATAAAGGTTGGTTCACGCCACGAAAAAGCCAATGAGATGGGGTATGCCCATTTCATTGAGCATATGCTTTTCAAGGGCACAGACAAATATAGTGCAAAGGATATTGCACGTTTGGTTGACAGGGTAGGCGGACAGCACAATGCAGCAACCAACAGGGAATATACCTGTTATTATATTAATGTGGTATCGGATTATTTAGAATTAGCTGTTGAAATACTATCTGATACCTATCTTCATTCCACGTTTGATGCCGAAGAGATAGAAAAAGAAAAAAATGTGGTGATTGAAGAAATCCGAATGTATGAAGATACACCGGATGAACATATCCATGACCTTTTCATGGATACCATGTTTTATAACAGCCCATTGGGGCATTCAATACTGGGCAGTTTGGATACAATAGCCTCCATTAATCGAGACAGTATTGTAGCATTTTATAAACAGCATTATACTGATGATGAAAGCCTTTTTGTCATTTCCGGAAACTTCACTATAGAAGATGCCCGGCAGATTATTGAAAAGTATTTTGGTAAGGATTGTACATCACAAAATTTGAAAGGTTTTCCTGCACTACCACAGTATGAACGCAAATTACGGGTACACCTGGATAAAGACTTAGAGCAGATACACCTGTGTATTGGTACTGATGGCTTGAGTAAAGTTGATGAGGACAGATGGGCATTTTATTTATTTAATACTATTTTAGGCGGGAGTATGTCATCACGTCTTTTCCAGAATATCCGGGAAAAAGAAGGATTATGCTATAGTATATATTGTTTTCATTCATCGTTCATGGATACGGGTGTTTTTGGTATTTATTGCGGGACAGCTCCTTCACAGTATAATAAACTATTACAGCTAATAGCAAATGAGTGCCGGCTAATTACATCTCAGGGGATTTCCGAAGAGGAGTTGTCTGATGCAAAAAGTTACCTTATTGGGAATATGGCGTTAAGCCTTGAAAGTACTGAGGTGCGTATGAGCCATATTGCTAAAAATGAGATTGTTTTTGGTCAGCAATTTACATTCAAGGAAATAGTACGGAATATTCAGGCAGTTACTATGGAAGATTTTATGCGAGTTGCCCACAGGATTTTAGACAATGCAAAGTTTTCCCTGGTAACAATAGGCAAATTACCACAGAATCCCATCAATGAATTTCATCTTGATATATAA